A genomic region of Vespa crabro chromosome 19, iyVesCrab1.2, whole genome shotgun sequence contains the following coding sequences:
- the LOC124430592 gene encoding hyccin isoform X3, which translates to MTESLINEWLADCGEISPSKLHTFATTLSQDNEIVRALYVLLEERSKYSQLVDTVCNQLFDFYRSQEIELRRFTLQFLPTLIFIYLNSAAHGDIKNCRTVETLLIGLYNLEVVDKSGQQKAVSFRLPSLAMLSIYHEPASLTPASLTESAVRRFEECNTKLVSWGPLRQVETLNAQNRLKVMTALLFIYNQQLGYINKFALEQLCKVATKLVTQGFTKPGHHQRSSYGSESSFVPRLLPRIPVSTQFLLEFLHAVYFAMYNDCWYVANQAVEDIHNRACYEMYPDVMLVTNAIRNSANSGPSGQSSDGSIGICVALTSVTATPTISKSMITNASFRTKKLPDDLDEKLFADELHSTEVEKHQQPTTSGNNKRRNWLWKHAFSNSLDEDDIGKTHSSTSLESSRRGSTCSNQNSPNRSPFKKSKDQRKIAGDSIEDGIKQRQWKETTEIYDSVYNENKLNPSTHLYSVLEEQALGEAVQDSSESLYTGSSTTGTFSTTIALSTNI; encoded by the exons ATGACAGAGAGCTTGATAAATGAATGGTTGGCAGATTGTGGAGAAATATCACCTTCTAAACTTCATACTTTTGCTACTACATTATCGCAAGACAATGAAATAGTTAGAGCACTTTATGTACTGCTCGAAGAGCGCAGCAAATATAGCCAG ctTGTAGATACAGTTTGTAATCAACTATTTGATTTCTATCGTTCTCAAGAGATAGAACTCAGAAGATTTACTTTGCAATTTTTACCTAcactaatatttatttatctaaattCTGCTGCCCATGGTGATATTAAG aattgCCGCACAGTTGAAACTCTTCTAATTGGGTTATATAATCTTGAGGTAGTGGATAAATCTGGACAGCAAAAGGCAGTTTCTTTTCGATTACCATCTCTTGCTATGTTATCCATATATCACGAG CCAGCAAGCTTGACACCGGCTTCCTTAACCGAAAGTGCAGTGCGCCGTTTCGAAGAATGCAATACAAAACTTGTTAGTTGGGGTCCTTTACGTCAAGTAGAAACTCTGAATGCTCAAAATAGATTAAAAGTGATGACTGcactactttttatttataaccaACAACTGggttatataaataagtttGCTTTGGAGCAATTGTGCAAAGTTGCAACAAA GCTTGTCACTCAAGGTTTCACAAAACCAGGACATCATCAACGATCCTCGTATGGCAGCGAATCTAGCTTTGTTCCAAGACTTTTGCCTCGCATACCTGTTTCGACTCAATTTCTTCTCGAGTTTCTACATGCAGTATATTTTGCAAT gTACAATGATTGCTGGTATGTAGCGAATCAAGCTGTGGAGGATATACATAACAGAGCATGTTATGAAATGTACCCTGATGTAATGTTGGTTACAAATGCCATACGAAATTCTGCTAATTCTGGACCATCCG gtCAATCAAGTGACGGATCTATTGGCATTTGCGTAGCATTGACCTCTGTAACTGCAACTCCAACAATATCGAAATCTATGATTACAAATGCCTCCTTCCGCACGAAAAAATTACCAG ATGATCTGGATGAAAAATTGTTTGCGGATGAGTTACACAGTACTGAAGTTGAGAAGCATCAACAACCAACAACGTCTGGAAATAATAAACGCCGTAATTGGCTTTGGAAGCATGCTTTTTCCAATTCTCTCGATGAGGATGATATTGGGAAAACTCATTCTTCCACCTCTCTGGAAAGTTCCAGACGAGGAAGCACATGCAGCAATCAAAACTCACCAAACAGATCACCTTTTAAAAAGAGCAAAGACCAGCGAAAGATTGCTGGAGATAGTATTGAAGATGGTATAAAACAAAGACAATGGAAAGAAACTACAGAAATATACGATTCggtttataatgaaaataaattaaatcccAGCACACATTTATATAGTGTATTAGAAGAACAAGCTTTAGGAGAGGCTGTACAAGATTCGTCAGAAAGTTTGTATACAGGAAGCAGTACAACAGGCACTTTTTCTACTACCATTGCATTATCAACAAATATAtg A
- the LOC124430592 gene encoding hyccin isoform X1, whose product MTESLINEWLADCGEISPSKLHTFATTLSQDNEIVRALYVLLEERSKYSQLVDTVCNQLFDFYRSQEIELRRFTLQFLPTLIFIYLNSAAHGDIKNCRTVETLLIGLYNLEVVDKSGQQKAVSFRLPSLAMLSIYHEPASLTPASLTESAVRRFEECNTKLVSWGPLRQVETLNAQNRLKVMTALLFIYNQQLGYINKFALEQLCKVATKLVTQGFTKPGHHQRSSYGSESSFVPRLLPRIPVSTQFLLEFLHAVYFAMYNDCWYVANQAVEDIHNRACYEMYPDVMLVTNAIRNSANSGPSGQSSDGSIGICVALTSVTATPTISKSMITNASFRTKKLPDDIPIQVVKEDSSGEGKGNLVSITEEQESMEPNRTGSMRQAKDQKASSKMTNFPVLGKKPKERDGKTTKNLHNAISDKEKRLGSQNTSKENIKGSSSMLNSEQSEVDININGCMNRKKNNSVENNSFGTESVTLMDGERLGLSGDTGDNNVNIEASINLRAHNESESLTSSIQVSSV is encoded by the exons ATGACAGAGAGCTTGATAAATGAATGGTTGGCAGATTGTGGAGAAATATCACCTTCTAAACTTCATACTTTTGCTACTACATTATCGCAAGACAATGAAATAGTTAGAGCACTTTATGTACTGCTCGAAGAGCGCAGCAAATATAGCCAG ctTGTAGATACAGTTTGTAATCAACTATTTGATTTCTATCGTTCTCAAGAGATAGAACTCAGAAGATTTACTTTGCAATTTTTACCTAcactaatatttatttatctaaattCTGCTGCCCATGGTGATATTAAG aattgCCGCACAGTTGAAACTCTTCTAATTGGGTTATATAATCTTGAGGTAGTGGATAAATCTGGACAGCAAAAGGCAGTTTCTTTTCGATTACCATCTCTTGCTATGTTATCCATATATCACGAG CCAGCAAGCTTGACACCGGCTTCCTTAACCGAAAGTGCAGTGCGCCGTTTCGAAGAATGCAATACAAAACTTGTTAGTTGGGGTCCTTTACGTCAAGTAGAAACTCTGAATGCTCAAAATAGATTAAAAGTGATGACTGcactactttttatttataaccaACAACTGggttatataaataagtttGCTTTGGAGCAATTGTGCAAAGTTGCAACAAA GCTTGTCACTCAAGGTTTCACAAAACCAGGACATCATCAACGATCCTCGTATGGCAGCGAATCTAGCTTTGTTCCAAGACTTTTGCCTCGCATACCTGTTTCGACTCAATTTCTTCTCGAGTTTCTACATGCAGTATATTTTGCAAT gTACAATGATTGCTGGTATGTAGCGAATCAAGCTGTGGAGGATATACATAACAGAGCATGTTATGAAATGTACCCTGATGTAATGTTGGTTACAAATGCCATACGAAATTCTGCTAATTCTGGACCATCCG gtCAATCAAGTGACGGATCTATTGGCATTTGCGTAGCATTGACCTCTGTAACTGCAACTCCAACAATATCGAAATCTATGATTACAAATGCCTCCTTCCGCACGAAAAAATTACCAG ATGACATACCGATTCAAGTTGTAAAGGAAGATTCCAGTGGAGAAGGCAAAGGTAATTTGGTCTCGATCACAGAAGAGCAAGAATCAATGGAACCAAATCGTACTGGCTCAATGCGACAAGCAAAGGATCAAAAAGCTTCATCAAAAATGACTAATTTTCCAGTACTTGGAAAAAAACCTAAAGAAAGGGATGGAAAAACAACAAAGAACCTTCATAATGCAATATCCGATAAGGAAAAGAGACTCGGATCACAAAATACATCAAAAGAGAATATCAAAGGAAGTAGTTCAATGTTAAATAGTGAACAATCAGAagttgatataaatattaatggctgtatgaatagaaagaagaataatagtgtggaaaataattcatttggaACTGAAAGTGTTACTTTAATGGATGGAGAACGACTTGGATTAAGTGGAGATACTGGAGACAACAACGTTAATATAGAAGCTTCTATCAACTTAAGGGCGCATAACGAATCAGAATCACTGACTTCTTCAATTCAGGTTAGCTCTGTTTAA
- the LOC124430591 gene encoding glutamyl-tRNA(Gln) amidotransferase subunit B, mitochondrial isoform X1: MIITFKFCQILTKCHQNTIIRFPRIYLSTQEHKTEKKWKATIGLEIHAQLTTNSKLFSSASTMFQKPVNSAVSYFDCATPGTMPVLNRKCVEAGISTALALSCTLNEISIFERKHYFYADLPAGYQITQCKQPLAINGKLCFLVEDPETHGELYVKTSKIKQIQLEQDSGRSFHDESIGRNLIDLNRAGVPLMELVFEPDLSNGEEAAAAVKELVNIFKILGTCSCKMEEGAFRIDANVSVSNDDNLGVRTELKNIAHVRAVASAIKYEINRQISILESGQLVFNETRAWDSVNKKTIPLREKEEKQDYRFMPETDLLPLRICLDNTENKYNLVDVATLREQLPELPHEKRRKLKEIYDLKDRLIFQIGNELKFLELFFDIIERNKNLDPNMTASFIINTLQLFLNTNDLNFDYCKNNVENISKLLDLYQSKQVNVAIAIKVLHYLNVKSDKNPSQIIKENNWILITDENELEIICNRIIEENPKIAKKYKTGKRKVFKTLLRKVAESTNECADMNKVVLIMSRLLDS; encoded by the exons atgattataacttTTAAATTTTGTCAAATATTAACGAAGTGTCATCAAAATACAATCATTCGATTTCcacgaatatatttatcaacgcAAGAACACAAAACTGA gaAGAAATGGAAAGCTACTATTGGCTTAGAAATTCATGCACAATTAACAACAAATTCGAAATTGTTTTCTTCTGCTTCTACAATGTTTCAAAAGCCTGTTAATTCTGCTGTATCTTATTTCGATTGCGCAACTCCAGGAACAATGCCG gtGCTTAATCGAAAATGTGTTGAAGCAGGTATTAGCACTGCCTTAGCGTTATCTTGTACAttaaatgagatttcaatatttgaaagaaaacatTACTTTTATGCAGATTTACCG gCTGGATATCAAATTACACAATGCAAACAACCATTGGCTATTAATGGCAAATTATGTTTCTTAGTAGAGGATCCAGAGACACATGGAGAACTCTATGTAAAAACgtcgaaaataaaacaaatacaaTTGGAACAAGATAGTGGGCGAAGTTTTCATGATGAATCCATTGGAAG GAATCTCATAGATCTAAATCGTGCAGGTGTGCCATTAATGGAATTGGTTTTTGAACCAGATTTAAGCAATGGAGAGGAAGCAGCAGCTGCTGTAAAAGAACTTgtgaacatttttaaaatattaggCACTTGCTCGTGTAAAATGGAAG AAGGAGCATTCAGAATTGATGCAAATGTTTCTGTAAGTAACGATGATAATTTAGGCGTTCGTacagaattgaaaaatattgcaCACGTACGTGCTGTTGCCTCGGCCATAAAATATGAGATAAATCGGCAGATTTCAATTTTAGAAAGTGGACAGTTAGTTTTCAATGAAACCAGGGCATGGGATAGTGTAAACAAGAAAACAATTCCAttacgagaaaaagaggaaaaacag gATTATCGGTTCATGCCTGAGACAGATCTTCTTCCTCTACGAATATGCCTCGATAAtactgaaaataaatataatttagtaGATGTCGCTACATTAAGAGAACAATTACCTGAATTACCACATGAAAAACGCAGGaagttgaaagaaatatatgatcTCAAGGATCGTTTAATTTTCCAAATAGGT aatgaattaaaatttttggaattattttttgatataattgaaagaaacaaaaatcttGATCCAAACATGACTGCAAGTTTCATCATAAATactttacaattatttttaaatacaaatgatttaaattttgattattg CAAGAAtaacgtagaaaatatttcaaaattgctTGATTTGTACCAATCTAAACAAGTTAATGTGGCAATAGCAATAAAagtattacattatttaaatgttaaatcgGATAAAAATCCCAGTCAG atTATTAAAGAGAACAACTGGATATTAATAACTGATGAAAACGAACTAGAAATTATATGTAACAGAATTATTGAAGAAAATCCAAAAATCGCAAAGAAGTATAAAACTGGGAAACGGAAAGTATTTAAAACATTGTTACGAAAAGTAGCTGAAAGTACAAATGAATGTGCTGACATGAATAAAGTAGTGTTAATTATGAGCCGATTATTAGATTCCTAA
- the LOC124430591 gene encoding glutamyl-tRNA(Gln) amidotransferase subunit B, mitochondrial isoform X2, translating into MFQKPVNSAVSYFDCATPGTMPVLNRKCVEAGISTALALSCTLNEISIFERKHYFYADLPAGYQITQCKQPLAINGKLCFLVEDPETHGELYVKTSKIKQIQLEQDSGRSFHDESIGRNLIDLNRAGVPLMELVFEPDLSNGEEAAAAVKELVNIFKILGTCSCKMEEGAFRIDANVSVSNDDNLGVRTELKNIAHVRAVASAIKYEINRQISILESGQLVFNETRAWDSVNKKTIPLREKEEKQDYRFMPETDLLPLRICLDNTENKYNLVDVATLREQLPELPHEKRRKLKEIYDLKDRLIFQIGNELKFLELFFDIIERNKNLDPNMTASFIINTLQLFLNTNDLNFDYCKNNVENISKLLDLYQSKQVNVAIAIKVLHYLNVKSDKNPSQIIKENNWILITDENELEIICNRIIEENPKIAKKYKTGKRKVFKTLLRKVAESTNECADMNKVVLIMSRLLDS; encoded by the exons ATGTTTCAAAAGCCTGTTAATTCTGCTGTATCTTATTTCGATTGCGCAACTCCAGGAACAATGCCG gtGCTTAATCGAAAATGTGTTGAAGCAGGTATTAGCACTGCCTTAGCGTTATCTTGTACAttaaatgagatttcaatatttgaaagaaaacatTACTTTTATGCAGATTTACCG gCTGGATATCAAATTACACAATGCAAACAACCATTGGCTATTAATGGCAAATTATGTTTCTTAGTAGAGGATCCAGAGACACATGGAGAACTCTATGTAAAAACgtcgaaaataaaacaaatacaaTTGGAACAAGATAGTGGGCGAAGTTTTCATGATGAATCCATTGGAAG GAATCTCATAGATCTAAATCGTGCAGGTGTGCCATTAATGGAATTGGTTTTTGAACCAGATTTAAGCAATGGAGAGGAAGCAGCAGCTGCTGTAAAAGAACTTgtgaacatttttaaaatattaggCACTTGCTCGTGTAAAATGGAAG AAGGAGCATTCAGAATTGATGCAAATGTTTCTGTAAGTAACGATGATAATTTAGGCGTTCGTacagaattgaaaaatattgcaCACGTACGTGCTGTTGCCTCGGCCATAAAATATGAGATAAATCGGCAGATTTCAATTTTAGAAAGTGGACAGTTAGTTTTCAATGAAACCAGGGCATGGGATAGTGTAAACAAGAAAACAATTCCAttacgagaaaaagaggaaaaacag gATTATCGGTTCATGCCTGAGACAGATCTTCTTCCTCTACGAATATGCCTCGATAAtactgaaaataaatataatttagtaGATGTCGCTACATTAAGAGAACAATTACCTGAATTACCACATGAAAAACGCAGGaagttgaaagaaatatatgatcTCAAGGATCGTTTAATTTTCCAAATAGGT aatgaattaaaatttttggaattattttttgatataattgaaagaaacaaaaatcttGATCCAAACATGACTGCAAGTTTCATCATAAATactttacaattatttttaaatacaaatgatttaaattttgattattg CAAGAAtaacgtagaaaatatttcaaaattgctTGATTTGTACCAATCTAAACAAGTTAATGTGGCAATAGCAATAAAagtattacattatttaaatgttaaatcgGATAAAAATCCCAGTCAG atTATTAAAGAGAACAACTGGATATTAATAACTGATGAAAACGAACTAGAAATTATATGTAACAGAATTATTGAAGAAAATCCAAAAATCGCAAAGAAGTATAAAACTGGGAAACGGAAAGTATTTAAAACATTGTTACGAAAAGTAGCTGAAAGTACAAATGAATGTGCTGACATGAATAAAGTAGTGTTAATTATGAGCCGATTATTAGATTCCTAA
- the LOC124430592 gene encoding hyccin isoform X2 has protein sequence MTESLINEWLADCGEISPSKLHTFATTLSQDNEIVRALYVLLEERSKYSQLVDTVCNQLFDFYRSQEIELRRFTLQFLPTLIFIYLNSAAHGDIKNCRTVETLLIGLYNLEVVDKSGQQKAVSFRLPSLAMLSIYHEPASLTPASLTESAVRRFEECNTKLVSWGPLRQVETLNAQNRLKVMTALLFIYNQQLGYINKFALEQLCKVATKLVTQGFTKPGHHQRSSYGSESSFVPRLLPRIPVSTQFLLEFLHAVYFAMYNDCWYVANQAVEDIHNRACYEMYPDVMLVTNAIRNSANSGPSGQSSDGSIGICVALTSVTATPTISKSMITNASFRTKKLPDDLDEKLFADELHSTEVEKHQQPTTSGNNKRRNWLWKHAFSNSLDEDDIGKTHSSTSLESSRRGSTCSNQNSPNRSPFKKSKDQRKIAGDSIEDGIKQRQWKETTEIYDSVYNENKLNPSTHLYSVLEEQALGEAVQDSSESLYTGSSTTGTFSTTIALSTNIWY, from the exons ATGACAGAGAGCTTGATAAATGAATGGTTGGCAGATTGTGGAGAAATATCACCTTCTAAACTTCATACTTTTGCTACTACATTATCGCAAGACAATGAAATAGTTAGAGCACTTTATGTACTGCTCGAAGAGCGCAGCAAATATAGCCAG ctTGTAGATACAGTTTGTAATCAACTATTTGATTTCTATCGTTCTCAAGAGATAGAACTCAGAAGATTTACTTTGCAATTTTTACCTAcactaatatttatttatctaaattCTGCTGCCCATGGTGATATTAAG aattgCCGCACAGTTGAAACTCTTCTAATTGGGTTATATAATCTTGAGGTAGTGGATAAATCTGGACAGCAAAAGGCAGTTTCTTTTCGATTACCATCTCTTGCTATGTTATCCATATATCACGAG CCAGCAAGCTTGACACCGGCTTCCTTAACCGAAAGTGCAGTGCGCCGTTTCGAAGAATGCAATACAAAACTTGTTAGTTGGGGTCCTTTACGTCAAGTAGAAACTCTGAATGCTCAAAATAGATTAAAAGTGATGACTGcactactttttatttataaccaACAACTGggttatataaataagtttGCTTTGGAGCAATTGTGCAAAGTTGCAACAAA GCTTGTCACTCAAGGTTTCACAAAACCAGGACATCATCAACGATCCTCGTATGGCAGCGAATCTAGCTTTGTTCCAAGACTTTTGCCTCGCATACCTGTTTCGACTCAATTTCTTCTCGAGTTTCTACATGCAGTATATTTTGCAAT gTACAATGATTGCTGGTATGTAGCGAATCAAGCTGTGGAGGATATACATAACAGAGCATGTTATGAAATGTACCCTGATGTAATGTTGGTTACAAATGCCATACGAAATTCTGCTAATTCTGGACCATCCG gtCAATCAAGTGACGGATCTATTGGCATTTGCGTAGCATTGACCTCTGTAACTGCAACTCCAACAATATCGAAATCTATGATTACAAATGCCTCCTTCCGCACGAAAAAATTACCAG ATGATCTGGATGAAAAATTGTTTGCGGATGAGTTACACAGTACTGAAGTTGAGAAGCATCAACAACCAACAACGTCTGGAAATAATAAACGCCGTAATTGGCTTTGGAAGCATGCTTTTTCCAATTCTCTCGATGAGGATGATATTGGGAAAACTCATTCTTCCACCTCTCTGGAAAGTTCCAGACGAGGAAGCACATGCAGCAATCAAAACTCACCAAACAGATCACCTTTTAAAAAGAGCAAAGACCAGCGAAAGATTGCTGGAGATAGTATTGAAGATGGTATAAAACAAAGACAATGGAAAGAAACTACAGAAATATACGATTCggtttataatgaaaataaattaaatcccAGCACACATTTATATAGTGTATTAGAAGAACAAGCTTTAGGAGAGGCTGTACAAGATTCGTCAGAAAGTTTGTATACAGGAAGCAGTACAACAGGCACTTTTTCTACTACCATTGCATTATCAACAAATATAtggtattaa